In a genomic window of Leifsonia xyli subsp. cynodontis DSM 46306:
- a CDS encoding peptidylprolyl isomerase, translated as MAPKQNDRDARQARERLRAYQARQTVYEEKSKRRRRDNWIAGIAGIAIVALAVGTQVLYFTPSGATSPSASRSPTASKAALTLPSSTLAGGRTWAGTMTINGIPLGVSLNGASAPQAVSSTISLTQRKFYDGLSCHRLTDGGFYVLQCGDPDGTGNGGPGYEYGPIENAPANDVYPAGTIAMARQGNKAESQGSQFFIVYKTTTIPHDSAGGYTVIGSVTSGLDKLISAVTDKGVQGGGTDGKPAVTTTIDSFSLQ; from the coding sequence GTGGCCCCCAAGCAGAACGACCGCGACGCCCGTCAGGCCCGCGAACGGCTCCGCGCATACCAGGCTCGTCAGACCGTATACGAGGAGAAATCCAAGCGGCGGCGACGGGACAACTGGATCGCCGGGATCGCCGGCATCGCGATCGTGGCGCTCGCGGTCGGGACGCAGGTGCTGTATTTCACTCCATCGGGGGCCACGAGCCCCTCCGCATCGCGATCGCCTACCGCGTCCAAGGCGGCTCTCACGCTTCCGTCCTCGACCCTGGCCGGGGGACGGACCTGGGCGGGCACGATGACCATCAACGGCATCCCGCTCGGCGTCTCGCTCAACGGCGCCTCCGCACCGCAGGCCGTCTCCTCCACCATCTCCCTGACACAACGGAAGTTCTACGACGGTCTCAGCTGCCACCGGCTGACCGACGGCGGGTTCTACGTCTTGCAGTGTGGCGACCCCGATGGCACCGGCAACGGTGGTCCCGGCTACGAGTACGGCCCGATCGAGAACGCGCCCGCCAACGATGTCTACCCGGCCGGAACCATCGCGATGGCGCGGCAGGGAAACAAAGCCGAGAGCCAGGGCAGCCAGTTCTTCATCGTCTACAAGACGACGACGATCCCGCACGACAGCGCCGGCGGCTACACCGTCATCGGCAGCGTCACCAGCGGCCTCGACAAGCTGATCAGCGCAGTGACCGACAAGGGTGTCCAGGGCGGCGGCACCGATGGCAAGCCTGCTGTGACGACCACGATCGACAGCTTCTCGCTGCAGTGA
- a CDS encoding RelA/SpoT family protein yields the protein MVDTSTPQSASLRRLVPRIFSRAQPAGAVDTLIRTVRMHDPKADLSLIERAYAVAESAHSGQKRRSGEPYITHPVAVAQIIADLGIGAKTIAAALLHDTLEDTDYTLDEVRDQFGDEIAMLVDGVTKLDKVKYGDSAQAETVRKMIVAMSKDIRVLIVKLADRLHNARTWGFVPAANAARKATETLEIYAPLAHRLGIQAIKWELEDLSFAVLYPKLYVEIESLVKQRTPERERLVQQMIDAINDDLKSARIRGKVVGRPKQYYSIYQKMVVRGREFDDIYDLVGIRVLVTTVRDCYAVLGQIHARWTPMPGRFKDYIATPKFNLYQSLHTTVIGPQGRPVEIQIRTEEMHQRAEFGVAAHWKYKEQTTGKSSGGPGRDGTDLAWLAHISDWQAETADPGEFLDSLRFEIGAKEVYVFTPKGRVIGLPTGATPVDFAYAVHTEVGHRTMGAKVNGRLVPLESSLTTGDVVEIFTSKNPDSGPSQDWLTFVKSPRARNKIRQWFTKERRDEAIEQGKDAIARAMRKQNLPLQKLMTQDALVEVASSLKHADVSSLYAAVGEGHISTQSVIEKIVASLQSEVESDGELEIPVKGRAKQLRNSDSGVLVRGAPDILVKLAKCCTPVPGDPIVGFITRGQGVSVHQANCHNVQSLLQEPERMIEVEWAPSSKSVFLVQIQVEALDRSGLLFDVTRVLSEHHVNILSATVTTSSDRLALSRFVFEMGDTTHLDRVLNAVRRIDTVYDVYRVSAG from the coding sequence ATGGTTGACACATCGACACCGCAGTCTGCGTCCTTGCGTCGCCTCGTGCCCCGCATCTTCTCGCGCGCCCAGCCCGCCGGCGCGGTCGACACCCTGATCCGCACGGTGCGCATGCACGATCCCAAGGCCGATCTCTCGCTGATCGAGCGCGCGTACGCTGTCGCCGAGAGCGCGCACTCCGGCCAGAAGCGTCGTTCCGGCGAGCCGTACATCACGCACCCGGTCGCCGTCGCGCAGATCATCGCCGACCTTGGAATCGGGGCGAAGACGATCGCCGCGGCTCTGCTGCACGACACGCTGGAGGACACCGACTACACCCTCGACGAAGTCCGTGACCAGTTCGGCGATGAGATCGCGATGCTGGTGGACGGGGTCACCAAGCTCGACAAGGTCAAGTACGGTGACAGCGCCCAAGCGGAGACCGTCCGCAAGATGATCGTCGCGATGTCGAAGGACATTCGCGTTCTGATCGTCAAACTCGCGGACCGGCTGCACAACGCCCGCACTTGGGGCTTCGTGCCGGCCGCGAACGCCGCGCGCAAGGCGACGGAGACGTTGGAGATCTACGCTCCGCTCGCACACCGCCTCGGTATCCAGGCGATCAAGTGGGAACTCGAAGACCTGTCGTTCGCCGTCCTGTACCCGAAGCTCTACGTCGAGATCGAGAGTCTCGTCAAGCAGCGCACACCGGAACGGGAGCGGCTCGTCCAGCAGATGATCGACGCGATCAACGACGATCTGAAGTCGGCACGGATACGCGGCAAGGTCGTCGGCAGGCCGAAACAGTACTACTCGATCTATCAGAAGATGGTCGTGCGCGGCCGGGAGTTCGACGATATCTACGATCTCGTCGGCATCCGCGTCCTCGTGACGACCGTGCGCGATTGCTATGCGGTCCTCGGCCAGATCCACGCCCGCTGGACGCCGATGCCGGGCCGTTTCAAGGACTACATCGCGACGCCGAAGTTCAACCTGTACCAGTCGCTCCACACGACGGTCATCGGACCGCAGGGCCGGCCTGTCGAGATCCAGATCCGCACCGAGGAGATGCACCAGCGAGCCGAGTTCGGCGTCGCGGCCCACTGGAAGTACAAGGAGCAGACCACGGGCAAGAGTTCCGGCGGTCCGGGCAGGGACGGCACGGATCTCGCGTGGCTCGCGCACATCTCCGACTGGCAGGCCGAGACCGCCGACCCGGGCGAGTTCCTCGATTCGCTGCGCTTCGAGATCGGGGCGAAGGAGGTCTATGTCTTCACGCCGAAGGGGCGCGTGATCGGCCTCCCCACCGGCGCGACGCCCGTGGACTTCGCTTACGCCGTCCACACTGAAGTCGGGCACCGGACGATGGGCGCGAAGGTCAACGGCCGCCTCGTCCCCTTGGAGAGCAGCCTCACGACCGGCGACGTGGTGGAGATCTTCACCTCCAAAAACCCGGACTCCGGCCCGAGCCAGGACTGGCTCACTTTCGTCAAAAGCCCACGGGCGCGCAACAAGATCCGCCAGTGGTTCACGAAAGAACGCCGAGACGAGGCGATCGAGCAGGGCAAGGACGCGATCGCGCGCGCGATGCGCAAGCAGAACCTTCCGTTGCAGAAGCTCATGACGCAGGACGCGCTGGTGGAGGTCGCCTCGTCGCTGAAGCACGCGGATGTCTCGTCGCTGTACGCGGCGGTCGGCGAGGGCCACATCTCGACGCAGTCCGTCATCGAGAAGATCGTCGCTTCCCTGCAGAGCGAGGTCGAGTCCGACGGCGAGCTCGAGATTCCGGTCAAAGGCCGTGCCAAACAGCTGCGGAACAGCGATTCCGGCGTGCTGGTGCGGGGTGCTCCCGACATCCTGGTCAAACTCGCGAAGTGCTGCACGCCGGTGCCGGGCGACCCGATCGTCGGCTTCATCACCCGCGGCCAGGGCGTTTCTGTGCATCAGGCGAACTGCCACAACGTGCAGTCTCTCTTGCAGGAGCCCGAGCGGATGATCGAGGTCGAGTGGGCGCCGAGTTCGAAGAGCGTCTTCCTGGTGCAGATCCAAGTGGAGGCTCTGGACCGTTCCGGGCTGCTCTTCGATGTGACGCGAGTGCTCTCGGAGCATCATGTGAACATCCTTTCCGCGACGGTCACGACATCGAGCGACCGGCTGGCGCTCAGCCGGTTCGTGTTCGAAATGGGGGACACCACCCACCTCGACCGCGTGCTCAATGCCGTCCGCCGCATCGACACCGTCTACGACGTGTATCGCGTCAGCGCGGGCTGA
- a CDS encoding replication-associated recombination protein A, with translation MVDVQPGLRTGATPLAVRMRPTSLDEVAGQRHLLRPGSPLVALASDKEGQSGSVSVILWGPPGTGKTTLAQAIAHSSGRRFVELSAVTAGVKDVRLVMDEALSTRDLYGVSTVLFLDEIHRFTKAQQDALLPGVENGWVILVAATTENPSFSVISPLLSRSLLLTLETLGDDDLGLVIDRAVADDRGLAGQFSLDDDGRAALVRLASGDARRALTALEAASVAAAALTPATSTERPAITAELVAQAVDRALLRYDRNGDEHYDVISAFIKSIRGSDVDAALHYLARMLEAGEDPRFIARRIVISASEDIGMADPQALVVAIAAADAVQFLGLPEGRIPLAQAVVHLATAPKSNAAYTAFDAAIADVRAGRIGRVPKHLRDGHYPGAKRLGHGKGYRYPHDDALGVLEQQYLPDELSDTAYYHPTEHGNEREVSARLAKLRRIVRGT, from the coding sequence GTGGTCGACGTGCAACCGGGGCTCCGCACAGGAGCGACGCCTCTCGCTGTGCGGATGCGGCCGACGTCGCTCGATGAGGTCGCCGGTCAGCGGCACCTGCTGCGCCCGGGGTCGCCGCTCGTGGCGCTCGCCTCCGACAAGGAGGGGCAGTCGGGGTCGGTCTCCGTCATTCTGTGGGGGCCGCCGGGCACCGGCAAGACCACTCTGGCGCAGGCCATCGCCCACTCCTCCGGCCGGCGTTTCGTGGAGCTGTCCGCGGTGACAGCGGGCGTCAAGGATGTCCGGCTTGTGATGGACGAAGCGCTTTCGACCCGCGATCTGTACGGCGTGTCCACCGTGCTCTTCCTGGACGAGATCCACCGCTTCACCAAAGCCCAGCAGGACGCACTGCTGCCGGGCGTGGAGAACGGCTGGGTGATCCTGGTCGCCGCGACGACCGAGAATCCGTCGTTCTCGGTCATCTCGCCGCTGCTCTCGCGCTCGCTGCTGCTGACGCTCGAGACGCTGGGCGATGACGACCTGGGCCTGGTGATCGACCGGGCCGTGGCCGACGACCGCGGCCTCGCCGGTCAGTTCTCTCTGGACGACGACGGCCGGGCGGCGCTCGTCCGTCTGGCGTCGGGGGACGCGCGGCGCGCGCTGACAGCGCTGGAGGCGGCCTCCGTCGCCGCTGCGGCGCTGACCCCGGCCACGTCCACGGAGAGACCGGCGATCACGGCCGAGCTGGTCGCGCAGGCGGTCGACCGGGCGCTGCTGCGCTACGATCGCAATGGCGATGAGCACTATGATGTGATCAGCGCGTTCATCAAGTCCATCCGCGGATCGGATGTGGACGCCGCGCTGCACTATCTCGCCCGGATGCTGGAGGCGGGGGAGGACCCCCGGTTCATCGCCCGGCGGATCGTCATCTCGGCCTCGGAGGATATCGGGATGGCCGATCCGCAGGCCCTCGTCGTGGCGATCGCCGCTGCCGACGCAGTGCAGTTCCTCGGGCTGCCGGAGGGTCGCATCCCGCTCGCTCAGGCGGTGGTCCACCTGGCGACGGCTCCCAAGTCGAACGCCGCCTACACGGCCTTCGACGCTGCCATCGCGGATGTCAGGGCCGGCCGGATCGGCCGCGTGCCGAAGCACCTGCGCGACGGGCACTATCCCGGCGCCAAGCGGCTCGGGCATGGCAAGGGCTACCGGTATCCGCACGACGACGCGCTCGGCGTGCTCGAACAGCAGTACCTTCCGGATGAGCTGTCGGACACCGCCTACTACCATCCGACCGAGCACGGAAACGAGCGGGAGGTGTCGGCACGGCTGGCCAAGCTGCGGCGCATTGTGCGCGGGACGTGA
- a CDS encoding rhodanese-like domain-containing protein → MAGYDLSETEVSATRARELIEAGAAWLLDVREQHEWEAGHAPGAHHIALSELDVRRHELPEGEQILVICRSGGRSRMVTDALLRASCPAVNVSGGMDAWASSGGAVTRPDGSPGTVV, encoded by the coding sequence ATGGCCGGTTACGACCTCTCCGAGACGGAGGTGAGTGCCACCCGTGCCAGAGAGCTGATCGAGGCGGGCGCGGCCTGGTTGCTCGACGTCCGCGAGCAGCACGAGTGGGAGGCGGGGCACGCCCCGGGCGCTCACCACATCGCCCTCTCCGAACTCGACGTCCGCCGGCACGAGCTGCCCGAGGGCGAACAGATCCTGGTCATCTGTCGCTCCGGAGGCCGCTCCCGGATGGTGACCGACGCCCTGCTCCGGGCTAGCTGTCCCGCCGTCAATGTCAGTGGCGGTATGGACGCTTGGGCATCGTCCGGCGGCGCTGTCACCCGCCCGGATGGTTCGCCCGGGACCGTGGTCTGA
- a CDS encoding DUF349 domain-containing protein, giving the protein MATSEQHPWGRVDETGTVYVREGDGERAVGQYPDGTPEEAIAYFEHKYLDLAGQVGLLEQRARRGAPATGIAKSVSTLRAAVDGANAVGDLAGLSTRLNALSGVVEELTEQQSAEAKAALDQAVTDRTAIVEEAEALAAQDPAHTQWKQTTATLDALFARWQTHQHEGPRLPKGEANELWKRFRSARSSIEHNRKAFFAELDNQHRDVRTRKNALIESAERLIPLGADGVPEYRRLLDQWKLAGRAGKKNDDALWARFKAAGDAIYSAKAEVDARDNEEYEANLQLKLALLEEAEPLLNEKDRETARATLLAIQERWDAIGRVPRDHVRTVEDRLRKVEASVRRLDEEHWQRNDPEKKARSEGLASQLNTAIAKLEHELDEAKAGGDADKVKASQEALDARRIWLNALG; this is encoded by the coding sequence TTGGCTACTTCTGAACAGCACCCCTGGGGTCGCGTCGACGAGACCGGCACCGTGTATGTCCGAGAGGGCGACGGCGAACGCGCCGTCGGCCAGTACCCGGACGGCACGCCGGAGGAAGCGATCGCGTACTTCGAACACAAGTACCTCGATCTCGCCGGGCAGGTCGGCCTGCTGGAGCAGCGCGCGCGGCGCGGCGCCCCCGCCACCGGCATCGCCAAGTCGGTCTCCACGCTGCGCGCCGCCGTCGACGGCGCGAACGCCGTCGGCGACCTCGCCGGTCTCTCCACCCGTCTGAACGCTCTGAGCGGCGTGGTGGAGGAGCTGACCGAACAGCAGAGCGCCGAGGCGAAGGCCGCGCTCGACCAAGCGGTCACCGACCGCACCGCCATCGTCGAGGAGGCGGAGGCGCTGGCCGCGCAAGACCCGGCCCACACGCAGTGGAAACAGACCACCGCTACCCTGGACGCGCTCTTCGCGCGCTGGCAGACGCACCAGCATGAGGGCCCGCGACTCCCCAAGGGTGAGGCGAACGAGCTCTGGAAGCGATTCCGCAGCGCCCGCTCGAGCATCGAGCACAACCGCAAGGCTTTCTTCGCGGAACTCGACAACCAGCACCGCGATGTGCGCACCCGCAAGAACGCGCTCATCGAGAGCGCAGAACGCCTCATCCCGCTCGGCGCCGACGGCGTCCCGGAGTACCGTCGGCTGCTCGACCAGTGGAAGCTCGCCGGGCGAGCCGGCAAGAAGAACGACGATGCCCTCTGGGCGCGCTTCAAAGCAGCCGGCGACGCGATCTACTCGGCCAAGGCCGAGGTCGACGCACGCGACAACGAGGAGTACGAGGCCAACCTCCAGCTCAAACTCGCCCTCCTCGAAGAGGCAGAGCCGCTTCTGAACGAGAAAGACCGCGAGACAGCGCGCGCCACGCTGCTCGCCATCCAGGAGCGCTGGGATGCGATCGGCCGCGTTCCGCGCGACCACGTCCGGACCGTCGAGGACCGTCTGCGCAAGGTCGAGGCCTCTGTCCGCCGCCTGGACGAGGAGCACTGGCAGCGCAACGACCCGGAGAAGAAGGCACGCTCGGAGGGACTCGCCAGCCAGCTCAACACGGCGATCGCCAAGCTGGAGCACGAGCTCGACGAGGCGAAGGCCGGCGGCGACGCCGACAAGGTGAAGGCCTCCCAGGAGGCGCTCGACGCCCGCCGCATCTGGTTGAACGCGCTGGGCTGA
- the secF gene encoding protein translocase subunit SecF, with amino-acid sequence MASRLTQFGNDLYTGARSFAFVSNRKIWYTIAAIMVVLSILVPVLKGGFNFSIEFRGGSQFQITSVQNTDTRKAQSALAGVVLNAVSHVSIVGRDAVQVQTDQLSETQTKAVADALAKAYSVDDSDVSSTFIGPSWGADVTQQSIQGLVVFLLLAFIAMALYFRTWKMSASAIVSLFHDLIITAGIYALVGFEVSPATMIGFLTILGYSLYDTVVVFDKIRENTKEEMDLTRRTFAESVNLAVNQTLVRSINTAVVAVLPVASILFIGAYALGAATLRDISLALLIGIVVGTYSTIFLGAPMYSQFREHEPAIRKHDQKVLSVRPKAAKSAVQPVAAE; translated from the coding sequence ATGGCAAGCCGTCTCACTCAGTTCGGCAACGACCTCTACACCGGAGCGCGCTCGTTCGCCTTCGTCAGCAACCGCAAGATCTGGTACACGATCGCGGCCATCATGGTCGTGCTCTCCATCCTCGTCCCGGTGCTCAAGGGCGGCTTCAACTTCTCGATCGAGTTCCGCGGCGGATCGCAGTTCCAGATCACCAGCGTCCAGAACACCGACACCCGCAAGGCGCAGTCGGCTCTCGCCGGCGTCGTGCTCAACGCCGTCTCCCATGTGAGCATCGTCGGCCGGGACGCCGTGCAGGTCCAGACGGATCAGCTTTCGGAGACGCAGACCAAGGCGGTCGCCGACGCGCTCGCCAAGGCGTACAGCGTGGACGACAGCGATGTCTCTTCGACGTTCATCGGCCCGTCGTGGGGCGCGGACGTGACGCAGCAGTCCATTCAGGGCCTGGTCGTCTTCCTGCTTCTCGCGTTCATCGCGATGGCGCTCTACTTCCGCACCTGGAAGATGTCGGCTTCGGCGATCGTCTCGCTGTTCCACGATCTGATCATCACCGCGGGTATCTACGCGCTCGTCGGTTTCGAGGTCTCGCCGGCCACCATGATCGGCTTCCTGACCATCCTCGGCTACTCGCTGTACGACACCGTGGTGGTGTTCGACAAGATCCGCGAGAACACGAAGGAGGAGATGGACCTCACCCGGCGCACCTTCGCGGAGTCTGTCAACCTCGCGGTCAATCAGACTCTCGTCCGCTCGATCAACACCGCTGTCGTCGCCGTGCTCCCGGTGGCCTCGATCCTCTTCATCGGAGCGTACGCCCTCGGCGCCGCGACCCTCCGCGATATCTCGCTGGCACTGCTGATCGGCATCGTGGTGGGCACCTACTCCACCATCTTCCTGGGGGCGCCGATGTACTCGCAGTTCCGCGAGCACGAGCCCGCTATCAGGAAGCACGACCAGAAGGTGCTCTCCGTGCGGCCCAAGGCCGCCAAGAGCGCCGTCCAGCCGGTCGCGGCGGAATAG